One part of the Ziziphus jujuba cultivar Dongzao chromosome 2, ASM3175591v1 genome encodes these proteins:
- the LOC107419231 gene encoding BAHD acyltransferase BIA1, with translation MSHKFGDGATLSRFIKDWTSLSHGKSQTLLPPLDFKVSSRFPPSVFAVELPADKSERAAVTADKCITRRYMFEASKIANLRAKAAGINGSQLQGKQPTRTEAITALIWRYAMIASRLNKGFSMHSVMHQLVNFRERVEPPFSKNSIGKFVQYFSIQLEAGMVKLPDLVCKFRRGIEEFGKKEAKRLGGDDWMEEIFQSWKERKDISIREDTNLYTCTSLCGFGFSETDFGWGKPIWLSLDSGSFLNNFLLLTSTRDGDGVEACVSLGRRYGII, from the coding sequence ATGTCCCACAAATTTGGGGATGGAGCTACACTTAGTAGATTCATCAAGGATTGGACTTCCCTTTCTCATGGAAAATCTCAAACCCTGCTCCCACCTCTTGATTTTAAAGTATCTTCCCGTTTTCCACCTTCGGTTTTTGCCGTCGAGCTTCCTGCCGACAAGTCTGAAAGAGCGGCTGTTACCGCTGACAAGTGCATCACGAGGAGGTACATGTTCGAGGCATCAAAGATTGCCAATCTGAGGGCCAAAGCCGCTGGTATTAATGGCAGCCAACTGCAGGGGAAACAGCCGACACGAACCGAAGCTATTACAGCCTTGATATGGAGATATGCAATGATTGCATCAAGGCTAAACAAGGGGTTTTCAATGCACTCTGTGATGCACCAACTTGTCAACTTCAGAGAACGAGTTGAACCCCCTTTCTCAAAAAactccattggaaaatttgtgcaatatttttcaattcagTTAGAGGCAGGCATGGTAAAGCTTCCAGATTTGGTGTGTAAATTCAGGAGAGGAATTGAAGAGTTTGGTAAGAAAGAAGCAAAAAGGCTTGGAGGAGATGATTGGATGGAAGAGATTTTCCAATCatggaaagagagaaaagacaTTTCTATTAGAGAAGATACAAATCTATATACATGCACTAGTTTGTGTGGTTTTGGTTTCTCTGAGACTGATTTTGGTTGGGGAAAACCAATATGGTTGAGCTTAGATAGTGGAAGTTTTCTCAACAACTTCCTTTTGCTGACAAGCACTAGAGATGGTGATGGAGTAGAAGCTTGTGTCTCTCTGGGAAGAAGATATGGTATTATTTGA
- the LOC132800766 gene encoding uncharacterized protein LOC132800766, with amino-acid sequence MAISVEVSQRRSLPWSTELPSSGIFLNLSVNQTLRRELRTTPGGLVVQVSSYPLAPQLHTSLFLPNHLLRQRPIFRNHINNFLSQVSGFRLPHFSTDRLASNVLAAALLETGLFSLDAQVDLVVRSSELVVDPDLVSNGNMPHGDDHRNFQFIDDQLIIDQAPSRLPSSSDSTGSRTQTQTVDRLSMTTHEKVVAENGDNGELGGCCICLDNFSAGTELIRFGCKHLYHQNCIVKWLENQNSCPLCRRPL; translated from the coding sequence ATGGCGATTAGTGTGGAAGTGTCCCAAAGACGCTCTCTGCCTTGGTCTACAGAGCTGCCTTCGAGTGGAATATTCCTCAACCTCTCTGTGAACCAGACTTTGAGACGAGAGCTTCGAACCACCCCCGGAGGCCTTGTTGTTCAAGTTTCTTCCTACCCTCTTGCTCCCCAACTCCACACGTCTCTCTTCTTGCCCAACCATCTCCTTCGACAACGTCCCATCTTCCGCAACCACATCAATAACTTTCTCTCTCAAGTTTCTGGGTTTCGCCTCCCACACTTCTCCACTGATCGTCTCGCTTCTAATGTCTTAGCCGCGGCTTTGCTGGAGACAGGGCTTTTTTCCTTGGATGCTCAAGTGGATCTAGTTGTTAGATCATCAGAACTGGTCGTTGATCCTGATTTGGTTTCCAACGGTAATATGCCACATGGTGATGATCATCGCAACTTTCAGTTCATTGATGATCAGTTGATAATTGATCAGGCACCCAGCAGATTGCCATCGTCATCGGATTCAACAGGTTCAAGAACTCAGACTCAGACTGTTGATAGATTGAGTATGACTACCCATGAAAAAGTGGTTGCAGAGAATGGTGACAATGGAGAGCTGGGTGGTTGCTGCATCTGCTTGGACAATTTCAGTGCTGGAACTGAGTTAATCCGTTTTGGTTGTAAACATCTTTACCACCAAAACTGCATTGTTAAGTGGCTGGAGAATCAAAATTCCTGTCCTCTGTGCAGGCGTCCATTGTAA